Below is a genomic region from Actinomycetes bacterium.
CAGCGCATCATGCGCCACGACCCCAGCGACCCGACCTGGCTCGGCCGGGACCGCTTCGTCCTGTCCTGCGGCCACTCCAGCCTGACGCTGTACATCCAGCTGTACTTCTCGGGCTACGGCCTGGAGCTCTCGGACCTCCAGGCGCTGCGCACGTGGGGGTCGCTGACGCCCGGCCACCCCGAGTACGGCCACACCGCCGGCGTCGAGACCACGACCGGCCCCCTGGGTCAGGGCATCGGCAACGCGGTCGGCATGGCGATGGCGGCTCGCCGCGAGCGCGGTCTGCTCGACCCGGACGCCGCGCCGGGCGAGAGTCCCTTCGACCACATGGTGTGGTGCTTCGCCTCCGACGGGGACATCGAGGAGGGGATCAGCAACGAGGCCTCCTCCATCGCCGCCGTCCAGCGGCTGGGCAACCTCTGCCTGCTCTACGACGACAACCACATCTCCATCGAGGACGACACCTCGATCGCGCTCAGCGAGGACGTGGCCGGCCGCTACGAGGCGCTGGGCTGGCACGTGCAGCGGGTGGACTGGCTGGGCGCCGACGAGCGCTACCACGAGAACGTCCAGGCGCTCGCGGACGCCTTCGACGAGGCGCGGCGGGTCACCGACCGGCCGTCGTTCATCAAGCTGCGCACGATCATCGCCTGGCCGGCGCCGAGCGCGCAGAACACCGGGAAGTCGCACGGCAGCGCCCTCGGCGAGAAGGAGGTCGCGGCGACCAAGCAGGTGCTCGGGTTCGACCCGACCCAGAACTTCGAGGTCACCGGCGACGTGCTGGCCCACGTGCGCCAGGTCCGCGACCGCGGTATCGCGGCGCACCAGGAGTGGCAACGTGGCTTCGACGCCTGGGCGGCACGCGACCCCGAGGGCGCCGCGCTGCTGGAGCGGCTGCGCTCGCGGAGCCTTCCGCAGGGCTGGGAGGCCTCGCTTCCCACCTTCCCTGCGGACCCCAAGGGGATGGCGACCCGCAAGGCCTCCGGCGACGTGCTCACCGCGATCGCACCGGTGCTGCCGGAGCTGTGGGGCGGGTCCGCCGACCTGGCCGAGTCGAACAACACCACGCCCGAGGGCGAGCCGTCCTTCCTTCCCGAGGACCGGCAGTCCAAGGCCTTCCCCGGCGGGCCGTACGGCCGGGTCCTCCACTTCGGGATCCGCGAGCACGCGATGGGCTCGATCCTCAACGGGATCGCGCTGCACGGGCTGACGCGCCCCTATGGCGGCACGTTCCTGGTCTTCAGCGAC
It encodes:
- the tkt gene encoding transketolase, which encodes MGAAGGTLEWTDLDRRAVDTVRVLAMDAVQKVGNGHPGTAMSLAPATYLLWQRIMRHDPSDPTWLGRDRFVLSCGHSSLTLYIQLYFSGYGLELSDLQALRTWGSLTPGHPEYGHTAGVETTTGPLGQGIGNAVGMAMAARRERGLLDPDAAPGESPFDHMVWCFASDGDIEEGISNEASSIAAVQRLGNLCLLYDDNHISIEDDTSIALSEDVAGRYEALGWHVQRVDWLGADERYHENVQALADAFDEARRVTDRPSFIKLRTIIAWPAPSAQNTGKSHGSALGEKEVAATKQVLGFDPTQNFEVTGDVLAHVRQVRDRGIAAHQEWQRGFDAWAARDPEGAALLERLRSRSLPQGWEASLPTFPADPKGMATRKASGDVLTAIAPVLPELWGGSADLAESNNTTPEGEPSFLPEDRQSKAFPGGPYGRVLHFGIREHAMGSILNGIALHGLTRPYGGTFLVFSDYMRPAVRLAALMKLPVTYVWTHDSIGLGEDGPTHQPVEHLTALRAIPGLDVIRPADANETAIAWRTVLGHTDRPAGLCLSRQNLPVLDRSVLGSAEGTARGAYVLAEASGAAPAVLLIATGSEVPLALAARELLEADGIATRVVSMPCREWFDEQDEAYRAQVLPTAVRARVSVEAGIGLGWRDYVGEAGEIVSLEHYGASASAAVLFEQFGFTPDRVAAAARTSLARASGA